TGTTTGGTATGGATTTAATCTTTAATGAAATTCCTTCTACTCATGTACCGTTCGATTTTGATGCATTTCAGAATGCTACTGAGCAATTTGTTATTGGCACAACAGATATCTCTACCGGGAAACCTTATTATTTTAATAAGAAAGATGATGGTGAACAGATTCTTTCGATTCTAAGAGCATCGAGCTCATTACCATTCATGGCCCCGCCCGTTCAAATTAATAATCGTTTTCACCTGGATGGCGGTATTACAGATCCGATCCCTGTTCAAAAATCGGAAGTCGATGGCAATAAAAGTCATGTAGTCGTTTTGACCCGCAATGAAGGATATCGAAAGCAGAAATCAAAGTTATCATGGATGATTCAACGTCTTTATCGGAAAAATCCTGCGCTCGCACAAGCCATTACAAAGCGATATATTCATTACAATCAAACACTTGATCATATAGAAGCAAATCGGGAGAATTATTTTATCATTCAACCTTCAACACCTCTTGAAGTAGCACGGATAGAAAAGTCACAGCTTCGTCTCACGACTTTATACAATCAAGGATATGAAGAGATGAAAAGGCATCATAAAGAACTAGAAGCTTGGCTTGAAAAGAGGGAGTTAGCGAAAGAAACTGTTTGAATGTGTGATCATATGTTTAAGAATATAGCTAACTTGGGAACAGTTCTCCAACACTATGTAGGAGGTCTTTCAAGTGAAAAGCTATCAACTATACATTAACGGTGAATTTACAAATAGTCATTCAGAAGAAATGCTCGAAGTGATCAATCCAGCAACAGAAGAAGTGATTTCAAGAATTCCGAAAAGTGATGAGAATGACGTGCAGCGTGCAATTGAAGCTGCTAAAGCTTCCCAGAGAGATTGGGAAAAGAAACCTTCAATTGAACGAGCTGAATACTTATATAAGATTGCCGATAAAGTAGAAGAGAAAAAAGAAGCTTTTATTAACATGTTGACTGAAGAAAATGGTAAAACAGTAGATGCTTCAAAGGCAGAAGTAGACCTAACGATTGATTACTTCCGCTATATGGCAGGTTGGGCAAGACGATACGAAGGAGAAGTACTCCCAAGTGATCGCCCGAATGAGAATATTCTTGTTTTCAAAAAGCCGATCGGAATCGTTGGCGGTATCGTGCCATGGAACTTCCCAATGTTTATCTTTGCTCGAAAGGTAGCCCCAGCGTTTGTCACAGGCTGTCCGATTATTATTAAGCCAAGTCAATATACGCCAAATACAGCATGTGAGCTAGCAAGTATTATCCATGAAATTGGCGTACCTAAAGGAGTGTTTAGCTTAGTTACTGGTAAAGGTTCAGACATTGGTACGCCACTTGCTTCTTCACCAGACGTACAAATGATTAGCTTAACGGGAAGCTATCCAGCTGGTTCAAAAGTAATGGAAGCGGCTGCTAAAAACATTACAAAAGTGAACCTTGAGCTTGGTGGTAAAGCGCCAGCGATCGTAACAAAACATGCGAACGTTGACCTAGCCGTTGAGAAGATTACGACATCTCGTATAACCAACAATGGTCAGGCTTGTACAAATGCAGAACGTGTATATGTGCATGTAGATGTAGCCGAAGAATTCATCTCGAAAATTACTAATACTTTTAAGAATACAAAAGTAGGGGACTCTTTAAACGAAGATGGATGTGACATTGGTCCACTTGCGAACAAACAGCAAATCGATTCTGTCGAAGAAATGGTGAATAATGCAGTGAAAGCTGGTGCTGTTGTGAAAACAGGTGGGAAGCGTGTAGATCGGGACAAAGGCTTTTTCTTTGAACCTACTGTTCTTACTGATGTATCCCAGGATATGAACGTTATCCAAGAAGAGATTTTCGGACCAGTCTTACCGATTGTTGTATATAGCGATTTTGACAAAGTTCTAGAAATGGCTAACGATACTCATTATGGACTATCTTCATCGATCTTTAGTGATAACATGCACGAAGTGATGAAAGCATCGAACGTCCTTCGGTATGGTGAAACCTATGTGAATCGTGAGAACTTTGAAGCGGTTCAAGGGTTCCATGCAGGTATGGGACAATCAGGTATCGGTGGTGCAGATGGTAAACATGGTCTTAATGAATATCTTAAGACACACGTAATCTATATGGAGTACGATCAAGATATCAAATAAGAAAACCGGGCATATGCCCGGTTTTCTAATGTTTGAAGAAACTCCGGTCTAGAGCGTATAATAGAAAGGGTTAAGAATATTAATTTGATGAAAAGAGGGAGAATATGTTTGATTCTCGTATTATAGAGTTTGCAGAGAAACTTGTGCAGTATTCTACAAAAATCCAACAAGGTGAACATGTCTTGATTGAAGCCTTTGATGTGAATAATTCGTTAGTGCGGAGCATTGTAAAAGAAGTACATAAAGCAGGGGGCTTTCCTCATGTGAATTTAAGAGATAATCAAATTCTTCGGGAGCTATTGATGAATGCCACAGAAGAACAAATAACAGAATGGGCTGAAATCGACTTAAATCAAATGGAGAAAATGGATGCATATATTGGCATTCGGGGTTCAGAGAACATTAATGAACTTTCTGACGTTCCTGAAGCGAAAATGGCTCTCTATAATCAGATTTACAAAACAAAAGTTCACAGCAACCAACGTGTGAAACATACGAAATGGGTTGTGATGAGATATCCTAATGAATCAATGGCACAGCTATCAGGTATGAGTACAGAAGCATTTGAAGATTTCTATTTCAATGTTTGTACAATGGATTACGCAAAAATGAGTGAGGCAATGGATGTCCTTGTTGAGCGTATGAACAAAGCTGACGAAGTCCGAATCGTTTCCCCGGATACAAATTTAAGTTTTTCTATTAAAGATATTCCAGCTGTAAAATGTGCGGGTGAACTTAACATACCTGATGGAGAAGTATTTACGGCACCTGTAAAAGATAGCGTCAATGGCGTTATTACGTATAATACACCTTCTCCTTATAACGGTTTTGTGTTTGAAAACGTCCAGCTTACTTTTGAAAACGGAAAAGTGATTGATGCAGTTGCAAACGATACAGAAAGACTTAATCAAATTCTCGACACGGACGAAGGTGCACGATATATCGGAGAATTCGCTATCGGCGTCAATCCTTTCATTCGTGAGCCAATGAAAGATATTCTCTTTGATGAGAAAATCGATGGATCTTTCCATTTCACCCCAGGACAAGCCTATGATGAAGCACCAAACGGCAACGATTCTTCCGTTCATTGGGATCTTGTTTTAATCCAACGCCCGGAATATGGTGGCGGGCAAATCTGGTTTGATGATGAGTTAATTCGCAAAGATGGCAAGTTTGTCCCTGAAGCACTTCAAGTGTTAAATCCAGAGAATCTAAAATAAAGAAGAGAAACGCATCCATTGGATGCGTTTTTTTCGTACAGATGACCAATCACATTTTCAGTTCTTTGAATATAAATAAAGAAAACTACTTAAGACAGGAAGTGCCTTCCAATGGAAATACATTGTGATGGATGTACGAAGGAGATGAGAGACTGGGAAACCATTCATATGGTGAAGTTCGATAAATGGTATGTTGGTCATTTCAACTGTTTATTGAACTTGAAAAAAAAATTAAATCTCAATAGACCGATTAAGTGGGATAAACTAGAAGGAAAAAAGGATAACCAGAAAGACTCAGATGGAAAAACTGCAAATTAGATCGAGGGGCAAGAAAAGACGCTAATGAAACTTAGCGTCTTTTCTTGTGAAGAGGATATCTGATGTCTCTGCTTCTTATTCGCCGTTTTCTTCCATGTAGGATATTGCCTGTTCTGCATGGATCGCAAATGTTAGCGGCGTTTTTTTTATGTAGCCAGCTTTTTTAAGTTCGCTAATCGTGGCGCTCACTGTTTCTCTTGTGGACCCGATCATCGTAGCGATATCATAATGCGTTAACTTAATATCAATGGTTTGCCATTCATTTTTTCTTTTACCAAATTTTTCGCTGAGTTTCATTAAAAGCGATAGGATTCGATATTTTACACTCCTGAGCGCCAGGTTTTCACTCATTTCATAGATTTCTTTTAAACGAGAAGAAAGAATTTCAATGAATTTTATGGCGAGCTTGGGGTTTTCGGAAATAAGTTCTTCAAATTGATCTTTTCCGATGACGCAGACATATACGTCAGACATGGCTTCCGCATATACGGAATCATCATTGAGAGAGAAACTAGATGTTTCACCGAATATGTTACCGTCTCCTAGAAGGTCAACAGTTAATTGTTTTCCTGCAGCGTTTGAGCGATAGAGACGTACCGTTCCTTTTTTTAAAAGGAAGAGGGCTTTCATCGGGTTTTCGGGTCCTAATATGACTGTTCCTTTTTTTAAAGGTTGCATGTCACTTACGCGATCAATTTGCATTAAATCATTCATTTCGAGTTCTTCAAATAAATTGATCTGAGATAACATTGTTAATTTATCTATTTTCATCACCTTCATTCATGTCAAAGTAGTTGTACTCCGTAATTTAGCTTACATCATTTTACCTATTTTATCACTTATACTCAACTATGTTAGGAGGTTAGAAGTCTAACATGGAACAGGTTACGTTATTTACGATTACAAGTTGTATCGATTGCTATAAAATGAAACAGCATCTTATGGTGAAAAACATCCCGTTTGAAGAAGTTAATTTAATGGAACAGCCAGATCGACAGGATGAACTCATTAAGGTCGCTGGGGAATTCAATGTGCCCTTTCTTGTAGGTGGAAAAGAAGCTCTTTCTTTAGAAGACCTTGAATAGCCAAGCAATAATGAGAGGATGAGAGGCATAATGTAGAGCACCTATTAAAGATGCTATGTTAAATTCACATCCTCCAATCCTTTATACGGCAATGATAGATTCAGTCGCATTAGGTATTGAAAAGGGTTGTGTTTTCACATGTTTTTTTAGTTTTTGCGATAAAGGCATGTAACCGTCATATTGAAACATAATCAACTAGAGAAACTCTTGAAATTGCAAATACTTTTCTAAAGTGAGAGAAAAGCAATTGTTGGCTTCAGAAGGCATTCTCCTAACTACAAAGGGGCATAAGATATTTTAAATGTTTTCTTGGAAACAGGAAAATGTCTTTTAATGTTTAATTTATTTGAAGCAAGGGTAAAATTTGGTGTTCATACATTATTAAGATTTTGGGGAGGAACTTATGGTACAACAATCCATTCAATTAAACGAATTACGAGAACAATTGCTTCATGCTTATGAAGCAACACGCACAATGACGAACACCTTAGTGGAACCACTTGAAACGGAGGATTTCACTATTCAATCGATTCCAGATGTAAGTCCTCCCAAATGGCACATGGCACACACAACGTGGTTTTTTGAAACGTTTATTCTGAAAGAATACTGTGAAAACTACAAGTCATTTCACGAAGAATTCGAATACTTATTTAACTCGTACTATGAAAGTGTAGGAAGTTATTTCCCTCGCCATGCAAGAGGTTTGCTGAGCAGGCCAAGTATAGATAAAGTTAGAAGCTATCGATCTGATATTGATGAAGAAATGGTTACTCTTATTCAAGAAATTGACGATAGTAAACTTCACCAGGTTGCTGATTTAGTAGAAATCGGATTGAATCACGAGCAACAGCATCAAGAGCTTTTAATGACAGACATTAAATATAATTTTTCCATTAATCCATTGAAACCCGTCTACCGTTCACTTGAGGTTAATTCTAAAGAAAAAGCTACACCATTAGAGTGGATCTCGTTTGAGGGAGGTCTGATTGAAACGGGTATAAATGAAGATGATGGTTTTTCCTTTGATAATGAACGTCCAATACATAAATCTTGGCTTGAGCCATTTAAGTTAGCGACTAGAACAGTAACGAACGGGGAATATCTTGCGTTTATTAAAGCTGGTGGTTATAAAGAAGCGACCTACTGGTTATCAGATGGTTGGGCAACAGTAAAGAAAGAAAATTGGCAAGCACCGTTGCATTGGGTTGAAAAGGATGGGGAGTGGTATACCTTTACGCTTCATGGGTTAGTTCCACTAAATATAGAAGAACCTGTTACACATATTAGCTACTACGAAGCTGAAGCATATGCAAGCTTTGTAGGTAAAAGACTTCCTTCTGAGTCCGAATGGGAACTTGCAGTTCGCGATCAGCCGATTGCGGGTAATTTTGTTGAAGATGGCATCTATCATCCCGTCGCATCGGTCAAGGAAAATGAAGGTAGAATAAAAAAAGCCTATGGAGATGTGTGGGAATGGACGAAAAGTCCTTATATGCCTTACCCTGGTAATAAACCGCTTGACGGGGCGTTGGGTGAGTATAATGCAAAATTCATGAGCAGTCAGATGATTCTAAGAGGCGGATCATGTGTTACCTCCGTATCTCATATTCGTCCGACTTATCGAAATTTCTTTGGTCCAGATAAACGCTGGCAATTTACCGGCATTCGTCTTGCAGATGATGAGCTATGATAAAAACTTCGCAAAGTATTCAGCTAGTTGATTTCTTATCAGAACAATCTGATCGACTTCAAGAAGTTTTAAAGGGGCTGACAGCTCCCAATAAGGAGCTTGAGCCTAAATTTCTTTATGATCAATATGGATCAGAGCTATTTGAAGAAATCACACAGCTAGAAGAATATTATCCGACTCGAACATAGTCTTAAAGAACTTAAACTGTTAGCAGAGAATTCAGGTTTCACACCAATGAAAACATGGACCGATCAAGAACAGCTTTTCAGTTTGCACTATCTTAGTGTGAAATAACGTAAGCTTTCTTACAGACATTCAATGATTATTTCGATATAATTGTTAATGAAGATATAGGTGAAGGAGAGATAATCATGAAGAAGATTGAAACAGCTGATTCTTATCAGTCATTCATTAACAATAATGACGTATCCATTCTTAAATATGAAGCAAACTGGTGCCCGGATTGCAAGCGTCTTGACTTTTTTATTGATGATATAATGAATGCTCATCATGAAAAACAATGGGCTCAAATCGATATTGAACAATTCCCTGAAATAACAGAGGAAAATGATGTCATGGGTATCCCGAGCCTTCTTGTCTATAAAGACGGCAAAAAGATTGGTCACTTGCATAGTGCGAATACCAAAAATCCAGATCAGGTGAAAGAATATTTAAGTCAATTTTAAATAAAAGAGAAGGTTGCGAAGGCAACCTTCTCTTATTTTGTTAGAACATATTCAATGGACCCGTCGATTAATGAATGAACAAATGCAACTGTATATCCAATGCTAAGGTAAGTAGAGAGTGTCTCACTACAACGTGGATGTAATGGTTCTGTTGGGGCATGAATACTTTTATACATGGTTTTTACGGTGCTAGAGATGGGTTCACAACGAAGTAGTACAACATGTTTACCGCTCCAAGCGGTACTAATGTGATTTCTATGCATATCACTCTTCCTTTGCGAAAAATATATTCAGGGAATACAGTTAGGATATGAGTGAAATCGTAGGATGTTAGAAGTAGAAATGAAAACTTAAAAATATTTTGAATTTTCATCGAATAACTGGTATATTAGTAGCATATAACGTCAAACTTCTCGATAATCGCATCGATTCACTAAAAAGTTGTGTGTTTTGTAAGTTTATGGTCGGAATGTGTCATTTCTGAATTCTCCAGACAAGGGCAAACCATCCTAAAGGGTGGGACGCAAAGACACAGGTCTAATGTTGGTTCGCCAACGATGACGGCTGGTCCTCCTGGAAAACCCATGAAGGAGGAGAAAAGAATGACCATGGCTAAACCTAAGCCTAAGAAGGTACTTGATCAAGAATGGGTTATTCTCATGAGGGCTGCCAGGGAACTTGGATTGAAGAAAGAAGAGGTACAGGCATTCTTAAGACAACACAAAAACCGACATCTATGAATATACATAAATGCATGACGACCTATAAGGTCGTTTTTTTGTGATAAGCTTTGATGAAAGCAAATACGGTGTGAAATGAATAATCCTTGACTTTAGGGCAATATTTTTTGTATCATATGTCATATCAATTGCATACATAAACCATACTAACTATGAAGGATAAATAGTAGTCAGAATAACCTTGATTTTAGCGATTCGGGGACGGTGGAAGCCCGAACGAGGTCTGATGAAACGGCAGTCTGGAGTTACGTTTCTCAAAGTGGATGCCTTATTTGCATCAACTAGGGTGGAACCGCGGGTGCATAAGCTCTCGTCCCTGGACATTTTTTGTCCATGGATTGGGAGCTTTTTATATTGATTGAGAAAAAAGGAGAGAATGACATGACAATTTCAATGGATCAGATCGTTTCAGTATCAAAGCACAGAGGATTTATTTTCCCTGGTTCTGATATTTACGGTGGACTAGCAAATACGTGGGATTATGGACCACTTGGTGTAGAACTTAAGAAAAATATTAAAGATGCATGGTGGAAGAAGTTTGTTCAAGAATCACCTTATAACAGTGGTCTAGATGCCGCCATTCTAATGAATCCAAAAACGTGGGAAGCTTCAGGACATTTAGGTAATTTCAATGATCCTTTAATTGATTGCAAAAGCTGTAAAACACGTCACCGTGCAGATAAATTAATTGAGGACGCTCTTTCTACTGATGAAGAGGACATGATTGCAGACGGCCTTTCATTTGAAGAAATGGAGCGTTTGATGAAAGAAAATCATATTACTTGCCCGGAGTGTGGCAGTGAAGATTTCACAGAAATTCGTCAATTTGATCTTATGTTTAAAACCCATCAAGGTGTAACAAAATCGAGCACGAGTGAAATTTACCTTCGCCCAGAAACGGCGCAGGGAATCTTCGTAAACTTTAAAAATGTTCAACGCTCTATGCGTAAGAAAGTGCCTTTTGGTATTGCACAAGTTGGAAAAAGCTTCCGGAATGAAATTACACCAGGTAACTTTACATTCCGTACTCGTGAATTTGAACAAATGGAGCTTGAATTCTTCTGTAAGCCAGGTAACGAACTAGAGTGGCATGAGTATTGGAAAGAATACTGCAAAAATTGGCTTCTAAATCTTGGTGTAAAAGAAGATAGCATCCGACTGCGTGAGCATGCAGAAGATGAACTGTCGCATTATAGTAATGCAACAACTGATATCGAGTACAAGTTCCCATTTGGCTGGGGCGAACTTTGGGGTGTTGCTTCTCGAACAGATTACGACTTAAAGCAGCATATGGAACATTCCAATGAAGATTTCACTTATCACGATCAACAAACAGGTGAGAAGTATGTACCTTATTGCATTGAGCCTTCACTTGGTGCTGACCGCGTCACTCTTGCTTTCTTGATTGAAGCATATGAAGAACAGGAGCTTGAAGATGGCACAACTAGAAGTGTGATGCACTTCCATCCAGCGATCGCTCCGTTTAAAGCTGCTGTATTCCCTCTATCTAAGAAGCTTTCTGAAGAAGCGCGTGCTGTTCATGCGGAACTTTCGAAATACTTTATGGTTGATTATGATGAGGCTGGCTCAATTGGTAAACGTTACCGTCGTCATGATGAAGTTGGTACACCGTACGCCATTACATTTGATTTTGATTCTGTTGAAGACCAACAAGTGACGATTCGTGACCGTGACACAATGGAACAAAAGAGAATGCCGATTTCTGAACTGAAAAGCTTTCTTGAAGAAAAAACACAATTTTAATGTAGGAAGCCGCTCAAAATTCGAGCGGCTTTTCTTTATAATAAAAAATGACAATGATTCTTATTGATCGTTTACCCGCGAGATTAAACTAACTTGTTGTATAACTAATAAGGAGTGAATAGTAAGTGAGGATTCTATGGGATTTTGATGGCACATTATTTGATACATACCCTGCTTTTACAAAAGTGATGAAAGAATTAGTCTCTAAAGATGTAAAGGAAGAAGATATCTTAAAAGAGCTAAAAGTGTCTTTTCGTCATGCGACGGAAGTGTTTCAATTAACTGAAGAACAAATTAAAACGTTTCGTGAAATGGATAATGCTTTGTCACCAGAAGATAAACCACCATTTCCTGGTTTGAAAACTATTCTTCAAAAAGCTGAATTAAATGTCATCATGACTCATAAACCGCGTGAAGAGGTGATCACGATTTTAAAGTATTTTAATATGGAGCATTATTTCGCTGATCTTGTTGCGGGAGATGATGGATTTCCACGTAAGCCTGATCCTGCATCCTATCACCATTTGAATAACAAGCATCAGCTTGATCTTGCCGTTGGTGACAGAGTACTTGATATTCTCCCTGCTAAAGAAGTGGGAATCAAAACTTGTTTATTTCAGAATGATTCTTCAGGCGCTGATCTATATGTTACTAATTATGAGGACTTGAAAAACCTGTTATGGCCATCTTCGTAAAAAGCTTTTTATGGCCATTTAAAAGTTGAAGTCCTTCATATTCATATGTGATAATACACATATGAATATGAAGGGGATGGTTTTGCCGTGGATAAAAAACTTCGGTTTATTTTAATTACATTTTTATTAGGGGTTTTTCTAGGCGCGCTTGATTCAGGAATCGTTTCTCCTGCCTTAACAACGCTTATAGAAGATCTTGGCATCGATTTGAAATGGACAGTTTGGGTCGTTACGATCTATACACTTGTTTATGCGGTAAGCATGCCGATTGTAGGAAAACTTGCTGACTTATTTGGAAGAAAGCGTATTTTTCTTGCAGGGATTACGTTATTTGCACTAGGTTCCCTTCTTGCGGGACTTAGTCAATCACTTCCTGTTCTATTAGCTGGAAGAGCGATTCAAGCCCTCGGAGGAGGGGGAATCATTCCAATAGCGAATGCTGTGATTGGAAGTAGTTTTCCGAAAGAAAAGCGAGGTATGGCTCTGGGTTTAGTAGGTGCGATGTTTGGCGTAGCGACTATACTGGGACCGAACGTTGGAGGTTTCTTCGTTGCACAGCTTAGCTGGCGCTGGATTTTCTTTATCAACCTTCCAATTGCTGTTGTTATTATCATAATGGGGTTAAAGCTTCCGGATGACCGAACAGAGAGTAAGAAACCTACACTTGATTGGGGCGGGGCGCTTGTTCTATCATTTCTCATTGTGTCCCTTTTACTAGGTCTAACCAACCTTGAAACGAGTGAATTTCTTCAATCCATCCAATCATTGCTTGTATGGCCATTGTTACTTATCAGTCTTGTGCTTATTTACCCATTGATCAAGGTCGAAAAAGCGGCCGCGGATCCTATACTGAAATTAAGCTACTTTACTGATCGGAATATTGTTCTCGCATTATTTATTTCAACGATTACCGGTATTGGGATCATTAGTATGATTTTCGTACCGTCATTCTCTGAAATTATCTTGTCATTATCAAGGGGCCAGGGTGGTTATGTGATGACAATTTTAGCCGTTGCATCTGGATTCGCAGCACCTATAGGAGGTGTTCTTCTTGATAAGTGGGGCGCCAAACAAGTTGTGTTATTAGGCTTTTCATTAAGTCTTCTTGGCTCACTCGTTTTTACTTATCTAGCAGATGGATGGCTAACCCTTTCGCTTGGTATGGTGCTGTCTGGTGTTGGAATTGGATTTACAATGGGCACACCGCTTAATTACATTATCCTTGAGTTAACTCCTGATCGAGAAGCTGGCGCAGCGCTTTCTCTAGTAAGTACATTTAGATCTGTTGGAACATCACTTGGTCCTGTTATCCTTGCAGGATTCATTGCGACTTCAGGTTCAAGTACATTTAGCGGTAGCAAAATAACGGATGGAGTAAGGGATATGATTCTATCAGGATATGAGCATATGTATCTAGCTGCTTCGGTTATATTTCTAACTGGACTTATTCTCGGCGTCTTTCTAAAAATGCCGGCAAAAGCCTCACAAAGTTAATTGATTTAAAAAAACCATGTCGAGCGTATTGCTCGACATGGTTTTTTATTGTCCAAATCGGTTAAGAACTTCATAAAAATGGGTAAGAAATTCAAAAAACTTTCTTTCAGAAGGAGCTAGCTCTCTTCCTTGCGGGATAATGACGCCGACTGTTCTCGTGACGTTTGGCTCTGATAACTCAATTTTGACTGTCTCACCTGGGAGCTGCTCAGAAAGGGTTATCTCAGGTAGTAGACTTACGCCAAGTCCAGCTGCAACTAGTCCTTTGATCGTATCGATATCTTCACCTTCAAATGCAATACGTGGTTTGAATCCAACTTGCTGGCAGGCTGAAGTAACGAGATGATGCAGGGCATAACCAGAGCGAAACAGCACAAATGGTTCATTTTTTAATTGTCCGAGCCGTAGCATTGGATAGTCGGCCAGGGGATGAGATATAGGGAGGAGGGCTAATAGTTTTTCTGTAAAGAAAATATGCCCATCAACATCAGTTCGATCTTTCGGCACTGGGGACACGAAAGCAATATCTATCTCTCCTTTACTTACTGCATCGGTAAGATCTTGTACAGATCCCTGTCTTAATTGAAATCCAACGCTAGGGTGCTCCTTTCGAAATGCAGAAATAACGGTAGGTAATGTTTTAGCGGCAAGGCTGTTTGGAAATCCAATTCGAATCGTCCCTGTATCAGGATTTAAAAATTCATATACGGCTTGTCTCGCGCGTTCAATTTCTGAAATGGCCGTTTCAGCATGATCCATAAATATATGTCCTACTTGTGTTAGCTTTACATTCCGGCCTTCTCGAATAAATAACTGCACTCCAAGCTCAGATTCAAGGTTGGCAATTTGTCTACTTACAGCTGATTGTGCGACGTGAAGGGAATTAGCTGCGTCTGTCACATGCTCTCGTTTCGCCACTTCCATAAAATAATACAATTGCCTGAGTTCCATTTAAAACAATCTCTCCTTTGATTCATATCAATATTAGATTAATTATATCTAAATTATATATTGGAAGCATTGGTTAAAGCAATGTACAATAAGTGTAGAATATTTAAACAATTTCGACGTTATGGCGTTAAAGCGAGAAACCATAATGAATTGGGATAAGAGCGAGGAGTGGGATTATGGATAGAAGTAATTTTCCAGAGAAACAAGGATTATATGATCCAATTCATGAGCATGACGCTTGTGGCATCGGACTGATCGCCAATATGAATAATGTGCCTGCACACGACATTATTGAAAAAGGAGTCTATATGTTACGCCAGCTAGATCACCGAGGAGGGCAGGGAAGCGATCCTGACACGGGTGACGGTGCGGGTATTATGTTACAGATTCCACACGAGTTTTTCAAAAAGAATTCAGGGTTCAACCTACCAGATAAAGGTGAGTACGGAGTAGGAATGATGTTCCTTCCGGTAGATAATCAGCTGAGACAGCGTGC
The sequence above is drawn from the Pseudalkalibacillus hwajinpoensis genome and encodes:
- a CDS encoding patatin-like phospholipase family protein — translated: MNSVGLVLEGGGMRGVYTAGVLEYMMEHELYFPYVIGVSAGACNAASYLSRQNGRNRKVLIDYVNHPEYISYKNLFRKKQLFGMDLIFNEIPSTHVPFDFDAFQNATEQFVIGTTDISTGKPYYFNKKDDGEQILSILRASSSLPFMAPPVQINNRFHLDGGITDPIPVQKSEVDGNKSHVVVLTRNEGYRKQKSKLSWMIQRLYRKNPALAQAITKRYIHYNQTLDHIEANRENYFIIQPSTPLEVARIEKSQLRLTTLYNQGYEEMKRHHKELEAWLEKRELAKETV
- the aldA gene encoding aldehyde dehydrogenase; the encoded protein is MKSYQLYINGEFTNSHSEEMLEVINPATEEVISRIPKSDENDVQRAIEAAKASQRDWEKKPSIERAEYLYKIADKVEEKKEAFINMLTEENGKTVDASKAEVDLTIDYFRYMAGWARRYEGEVLPSDRPNENILVFKKPIGIVGGIVPWNFPMFIFARKVAPAFVTGCPIIIKPSQYTPNTACELASIIHEIGVPKGVFSLVTGKGSDIGTPLASSPDVQMISLTGSYPAGSKVMEAAAKNITKVNLELGGKAPAIVTKHANVDLAVEKITTSRITNNGQACTNAERVYVHVDVAEEFISKITNTFKNTKVGDSLNEDGCDIGPLANKQQIDSVEEMVNNAVKAGAVVKTGGKRVDRDKGFFFEPTVLTDVSQDMNVIQEEIFGPVLPIVVYSDFDKVLEMANDTHYGLSSSIFSDNMHEVMKASNVLRYGETYVNRENFEAVQGFHAGMGQSGIGGADGKHGLNEYLKTHVIYMEYDQDIK
- a CDS encoding aminopeptidase encodes the protein MFDSRIIEFAEKLVQYSTKIQQGEHVLIEAFDVNNSLVRSIVKEVHKAGGFPHVNLRDNQILRELLMNATEEQITEWAEIDLNQMEKMDAYIGIRGSENINELSDVPEAKMALYNQIYKTKVHSNQRVKHTKWVVMRYPNESMAQLSGMSTEAFEDFYFNVCTMDYAKMSEAMDVLVERMNKADEVRIVSPDTNLSFSIKDIPAVKCAGELNIPDGEVFTAPVKDSVNGVITYNTPSPYNGFVFENVQLTFENGKVIDAVANDTERLNQILDTDEGARYIGEFAIGVNPFIREPMKDILFDEKIDGSFHFTPGQAYDEAPNGNDSSVHWDLVLIQRPEYGGGQIWFDDELIRKDGKFVPEALQVLNPENLK
- a CDS encoding Crp/Fnr family transcriptional regulator, which codes for MKIDKLTMLSQINLFEELEMNDLMQIDRVSDMQPLKKGTVILGPENPMKALFLLKKGTVRLYRSNAAGKQLTVDLLGDGNIFGETSSFSLNDDSVYAEAMSDVYVCVIGKDQFEELISENPKLAIKFIEILSSRLKEIYEMSENLALRSVKYRILSLLMKLSEKFGKRKNEWQTIDIKLTHYDIATMIGSTRETVSATISELKKAGYIKKTPLTFAIHAEQAISYMEENGE
- a CDS encoding glutaredoxin family protein; amino-acid sequence: MEQVTLFTITSCIDCYKMKQHLMVKNIPFEEVNLMEQPDRQDELIKVAGEFNVPFLVGGKEALSLEDLE
- the egtB gene encoding ergothioneine biosynthesis protein EgtB, encoding MVQQSIQLNELREQLLHAYEATRTMTNTLVEPLETEDFTIQSIPDVSPPKWHMAHTTWFFETFILKEYCENYKSFHEEFEYLFNSYYESVGSYFPRHARGLLSRPSIDKVRSYRSDIDEEMVTLIQEIDDSKLHQVADLVEIGLNHEQQHQELLMTDIKYNFSINPLKPVYRSLEVNSKEKATPLEWISFEGGLIETGINEDDGFSFDNERPIHKSWLEPFKLATRTVTNGEYLAFIKAGGYKEATYWLSDGWATVKKENWQAPLHWVEKDGEWYTFTLHGLVPLNIEEPVTHISYYEAEAYASFVGKRLPSESEWELAVRDQPIAGNFVEDGIYHPVASVKENEGRIKKAYGDVWEWTKSPYMPYPGNKPLDGALGEYNAKFMSSQMILRGGSCVTSVSHIRPTYRNFFGPDKRWQFTGIRLADDEL
- a CDS encoding L-histidine N(alpha)-methyltransferase; this encodes MIKTSQSIQLVDFLSEQSDRLQEVLKGLTAPNKELEPKFLYDQYGSELFEEITQLEEYYPTRT
- a CDS encoding thioredoxin family protein, translating into MKKIETADSYQSFINNNDVSILKYEANWCPDCKRLDFFIDDIMNAHHEKQWAQIDIEQFPEITEENDVMGIPSLLVYKDGKKIGHLHSANTKNPDQVKEYLSQF
- a CDS encoding anti-repressor SinI family protein, with the protein product MTMAKPKPKKVLDQEWVILMRAARELGLKKEEVQAFLRQHKNRHL